One Blastopirellula marina genomic window carries:
- a CDS encoding multiheme c-type cytochrome, giving the protein MPAAKKLTSQLAVLTIGLGLVGALWLVGVSPSQVEAVPHTISQPHPYDQDWPDVYMMMTQKCVGCHRPGTDRVDLTSYDALINGKIGEDRLVVPGSPEDSALFLYVEWDEHAAVGSGIPRTPEMPTDKMQWLTPGQQESLKRWIANGALEYCLPDHCNITPLTEMEFPSAKQCQACHPNQYEEWSRSMHAYAQHSPAFEAFNLTLMERTSGTQGTFCTRCHTPVGTALGENGNLRNVHRSRISMEGVTCVACHRRSTKHYKNSGRLPVEPGKLEDVCMYGPFDNGVGGPEIGAHNSAELPYIKSSQFCGECHDVINPQGVRLEEAFSEWQNSPAAKEGITCQMCHMGPVQGLPFQECDRPLGRAAIVPGVPEEKIPLRHLTNHTFAGPDYSMLPDTEFPEKLDWMYEKDYRDWNSLSKYEQETLTELRKKNRYSLKIADEKRLEVLSQAAEVHVTAPPTARPGQKVNIDVTVRSKLSGHSFPTGFTAERQAWVSTIVRDCNGHIIFASGDLDSNGDLRDEHSYAVMSNKIQRDRYLLNFQNKFIALTSEGTERSVILSVNRHLMPINILRPANGISQSYGRPPTFRLAKGSLAPLSQQSQTYPVHLPNTPGTYHVEVRLNFRHLPPTLMDHIGAPHLKHLLQVVVLQEWCGTIEVAP; this is encoded by the coding sequence ATGCCAGCAGCGAAGAAATTGACCTCCCAATTGGCGGTCTTGACCATCGGTCTAGGCTTGGTCGGGGCGTTATGGCTTGTTGGTGTCTCTCCCTCTCAGGTCGAAGCCGTTCCTCACACGATCTCGCAGCCTCACCCCTACGACCAGGATTGGCCTGACGTTTACATGATGATGACGCAGAAGTGCGTCGGCTGTCACCGTCCAGGGACCGATCGGGTTGATCTCACCAGTTACGATGCGCTGATCAATGGCAAGATTGGCGAAGATCGCTTGGTGGTGCCTGGCAGCCCGGAAGACTCGGCGCTGTTCTTATACGTTGAATGGGACGAGCACGCCGCAGTTGGCTCTGGCATTCCCCGCACTCCGGAGATGCCGACCGACAAAATGCAGTGGTTAACGCCGGGTCAGCAAGAATCGCTGAAACGCTGGATAGCCAACGGGGCACTCGAATACTGTCTGCCCGATCACTGCAACATCACACCGCTGACGGAGATGGAATTTCCTTCGGCCAAGCAATGCCAAGCGTGCCACCCCAATCAGTACGAAGAGTGGTCCCGTTCGATGCATGCGTACGCTCAGCACAGCCCGGCGTTCGAAGCGTTCAATCTGACCTTAATGGAACGAACCAGCGGTACGCAAGGTACCTTCTGCACTCGATGTCACACGCCGGTTGGGACCGCACTCGGTGAAAACGGGAACCTTCGCAACGTCCATCGATCGCGTATTTCGATGGAAGGAGTAACCTGTGTCGCTTGCCACCGTCGCAGTACGAAGCATTACAAGAACAGCGGGCGTCTTCCAGTTGAGCCGGGCAAGTTGGAAGACGTTTGTATGTACGGCCCGTTCGACAACGGAGTTGGTGGACCGGAAATCGGCGCGCACAACTCGGCCGAACTCCCATACATTAAGTCCTCGCAATTCTGCGGCGAATGTCACGACGTGATCAACCCACAAGGTGTTCGCCTGGAAGAGGCGTTCAGCGAATGGCAAAACAGCCCAGCCGCCAAGGAAGGGATCACGTGCCAGATGTGTCACATGGGCCCGGTCCAAGGACTTCCGTTTCAGGAATGCGATCGACCGCTGGGTCGCGCGGCGATCGTTCCCGGTGTTCCGGAAGAGAAGATCCCTTTGCGTCATCTCACCAACCACACGTTCGCGGGCCCCGATTACTCGATGCTGCCTGATACCGAGTTTCCCGAGAAGCTCGATTGGATGTACGAGAAAGACTATCGCGATTGGAATTCGCTCAGCAAATACGAGCAAGAGACACTCACCGAGCTACGCAAGAAGAATCGCTACAGCTTGAAGATCGCGGACGAGAAGCGTCTGGAAGTTCTCTCGCAAGCGGCCGAGGTGCACGTCACCGCACCACCTACTGCCCGACCAGGCCAGAAGGTCAATATCGATGTCACGGTCCGCAGCAAGTTGTCAGGGCACAGCTTCCCCACAGGCTTCACCGCGGAACGCCAGGCGTGGGTCTCAACAATCGTTCGCGACTGCAATGGCCACATTATCTTCGCCTCAGGCGACTTGGACAGCAACGGCGACCTGCGGGACGAACACAGTTATGCGGTAATGTCGAACAAGATTCAACGCGATCGCTATCTACTCAACTTCCAGAATAAGTTCATTGCGTTAACGTCCGAAGGGACGGAACGCTCGGTGATCTTGTCGGTGAATCGTCACTTGATGCCGATCAACATCTTGCGACCAGCCAACGGAATCTCGCAATCATACGGACGTCCTCCAACGTTTCGGCTTGCCAAGGGCAGCCTCGCACCACTCTCCCAACAAAGTCAAACCTATCCGGTTCATTTGCCCAACACACCTGGCACTTATCATGTCGAGGTCCGTCTTAACTTCCGTCATTTACCACCGACGCTGATGGACCATATCGGAGCACCTCACCTCAAACACCTATTGCAGGTGGTCGTTCTTCAAGAGTGGTGTGGAACGATCGAGGTCGCCCCATGA